From a region of the Oncorhynchus keta strain PuntledgeMale-10-30-2019 chromosome 13, Oket_V2, whole genome shotgun sequence genome:
- the LOC118392623 gene encoding homeobox protein HMX1-like, with protein sequence MLDKETESQHHGPTSRSSSFSIENLLRSTRTTDRRSTTEDEFFFKETGLSFNQVAVLESRWGQVERQVSYFGLNAQRLAEAGCISDWCGTSPNKACSDLQSPQCHSSNSDDPGYSLPTSDRDSPALPEPVEDHDERNERTEGSQTDDKDDETGSSCFARDDSDTPDTKAARKKKTRTVFSRSQVFQLESTFDMKRYLSSTERAGLATSLQLTETQVKIWFQNRRNKWKRQLAADMASTSISFSAQRIVRVPIIYHENASPGTLNANLAQVSPPLVGFSSTVNFPISQFTHPMSFIRSQMTGLV encoded by the exons ATGCTTGATAAGGAAACGGAGTCTCAACATCATGGTCCAACGTCAAGAAGCTCATCATTTTCAATTGAGAATTTACTTCGCTCTACTAGGACTACAGACAGGCGGTCTACGACCGAAGatgagtttttttttaaagaaacggGACTGTCTTTCAACCAAGTCGCCGTCCTTGAGAGCCGCTGGGGCCAAGTGGAGCGTCAAGTGTCCTACTTTGGGTTAAACGCCCAACGCCTTGCTGAAGCCGGTTGCATTTCGGACTGGTGTGGGACATCGCCCAATAAAGCTTGCAGCGATTTACAGA GTCCGCAGTGCCACTCCAGCAACTCAGATGACCCCGGATACTCCCTACCAACCAGCGACCGGGATTCCCCGGCTCTACCGGAGCCGGTGGAAGACCACGACGAACGGAACGAGAGGACAGAGGGCAGTCAGACAGACGACAAGGATGACGAAACAGGATCCTCCTGCTTCGCGCGAGACGACAGTGACACACCTGATACGAAAGCAGCTCGCAAGAAGAAGACCCGCACCGTGTTCAGCCGGAGTCAGGTGTTCCAGCTGGAGTCCACCTTCGACATGAAACGCTACCTGAGCAGCACTGAGCGGGCGGGGCTGGCCACTTCTCTACAACTTACCGAGACTCAGGTTAAGATTTGGTTCCAGAACCGCAGGAACAAGTGGAAGAGACAGCTAGCTGCCGACATGGCGTCCACGAGCATCTCCTTTTCGGCCCAAAGGATTGTCAGGGTTCCTATTATTTACCACGAGAACGCTTCACCTGGGACACTGAACGCAAACCTGGCACAGGTGTCGCCACCCTTAGTGGGTTTTTCGAGTACTGTGAATTTTCCCATCTCCCAGTTCACACACCCCATGTCTTTTATAAGATCACAAATGACAGGCCTAGTGTGA